A window of Thiocapsa bogorovii genomic DNA:
GAAAACTCGGACTCATGTCGACGGCGGCCTCGAAATCGGCCAAGGCCCGGTCGATGTCGCCGTTCTCGTAGTGGAGCGCCCCGCGCACGAGTCGGTAGATTGCCGGCACGCGGGGGTTGAGACGGACCGCCCGCTCCATGCTGACCAGTCCGTCGTCGGCTCGGCCGGCGAAGTGAAGGATCCAGGCTAGCAGCGCATGGGCATCGGCATAATTCGGCTTGATTGAGATCGCCTCTTCGGCGCTGCGGATGGCGGCGCCGTAGTTGCGTCGATAGAGATCGATCTGGCCCTGCACGAAATAGACTTGAGGGATCATCCGGTCCAGCGCCCTCGCGCGGGCGATCAACTCTTCCGCCTTTGCCAGACCGTCCTCTGCACCGAGATCCCATCCGTCAACCGCATCACGAACGTAGACCAGTGCGAGCCCGGCATAGGCTCGGGCAAATTCGGGGTCGATGGCGATCGCCCGGCGATAGTGATCGATCGCCATTTGAGTATCCTGGTGAGAACGTCGTCCATAGTGATCGAGTCCGCGGAGAAAGGCATCGTAAGCCTCAATACTCGCGAGGTGACTTCGGCCCAACCTCGCGCGGTCGCTCGGGGCGATCTCGACCTCGATCGCCGAGAGGATGCTGGCGGCGATCTCGTCCTGCAGCGCGAAAAGGTCGTCGATCTGCCGGTCGTAGCGTTCTGCCCAGAGATTGCTGCCGCGCAGACCGTCGACGAGCCGCACATTGATCCGAATCCGGTCCGCGGAACGCTGAAGGCTGCCCTTGAGGACATAGTCGACGCCGAGCTCCCGAGCGATGGCAGGCTCGCTTTCGGTGCCGCCCCGATACGCAAACGCAGAGTTGCGGGCGACAACCCAGAGACCGGAGAGCTTAGACAAATCGGTAATCAGATCCTCGGTAATACCGTCGGCGAAGTAATCCTGCTCCGGAACGGCGCCCAGGTTGACGAAGGGCAGAACCGCGATTCCGGGGATGTGACCCGAGGTCGGAACCGTTCCGCCGCCGTCGGAGACCGTCGGATCGCTCCCGTTCGGGAGAAGCCAGACGGCGATCAAGCTGAGCACAACGAACGCGGCCAGGCTGCGTAACGCGATCGGCCAGGGGGCTCGCGCGGCCCGCCCGGCCGGGAGATCCGGCGGATCTTGCACCCCGCCTCGAACCTCGGCGATCAGACGGTATCCGCTCTTGGAGAGGGTCTCGATATAGCGCGGGTGACGGGCCTCGTCGCCGAGTGCCTTGCGCAGCTTGATGATGGCGCTGGTCACCGCATCGTAGGTCACAACCATCCCGGGCCATGCTTCCGCCTCCAATTCCTCGCGCGAGACCACGGTCCCCGGGCGCGCGGCGAGAAAACAGAGGACCTGCATGACCTTCGGTTCCAGCTTGATTCTTCTGGTCCCGCGGCGAATCTCGTTGGAGCGTGCATGGACCTCCCACTCGCCGACGGCGAAGGGTGCATCCAGCCGCGAGAAGGTCTCCGGATCGCGGGTCGTCGGCAAGGGTCAAGCCTCTATCGGCGCGGCTTCAAGTCGCTTCAGTCTTGAGTTTAGACCCTGTTCCGGGTCTTTCTCCGCATGCGGCGCACGCCTACAAGCTATGCGTCGGCCCGCACCCTTGACGCAATTCCACCGATTGTCCTTGGTGCGGTTTGGAGGATTGAAAACACCAGGATCAAGGAGATCCGGTTTCAGATTTGCGGCGGCACGAGTGGAGCGTGACCGCTGCGACGGCGAATCCAATTGATTCCGTTGAGAACACGCCCTTTGCTCGCGAGTCGGCGTTCAAGCGCGAATTTGCCGGGAAAGTCGCTCAACACCAGCCCCATGATGATGGTGAGAATCCCCTGACCGGGGAGCACCAGCATCAGGATACCCGCCAGGACCAAGATCCAGCCGACCAGGTTCTTGAGCAACCGCAGGCTGAGGTAGGCGACGGGATGGAGTCTCTTCAGACGTGCCGAATGCCGCTCCGGGTCCACGAAATAGTCTTCCGGGATCCGCGCCAAGAGGAACGGCAAGGCGATCAAGGATCCCACGAACATCAGGACTGAAAGTCCGGCCAAGGACAGAAGCAACCCCTGATGGGCCTCGACCCAACTCATGTCGATCATCGCCCTCGCCTCCCGGGCCCTCGGCGGGCTCTTATTCGCGTGCAGTACCCGAGCGCCGATCTGCAGCGCGCTCGGGAGGCAAACCTCGACCTGTGTCGCAGACCGTATCGCCCGCCATCCAGTCGGGCCGCCCGGCGCAGTCTATGCTTGAGGGGTGACGCCGGAAACGCTTGGACGGTCGAAGACCAGGCTCAAGCCTCGTTGCGAAGACACCACACCAACGAGGAAAAATCAACACTTTCGATAGACCGCGGATCAGCAGATCCGAGGTAATTGCTCGCCTGCGAGCCAGTCGACGATCCGGCTCCCGCCGAAGTCGGTTTCCATCTGCACGAAGCGATGCGGGTCCTCGACGACCTCGCCGATGATGGCTGATTCCGTCCCAAGGGGATGGGCACGCATGGCATCGAGAAGACGCTCGGCCTTGTCGGGCGGGCAAATGGCGATCAGCTTGCCCTCGTTGGCGACATAGAGCGGGTCGAGCCCGAGCAGCTCGCAGGCGGCGGCCACCTCGGGGCGGACCGGGATGGCGTCCTCTCGGATCTGCATGCCGACACCCGACTGATGGGCCAGCTCGTTGAGCGTCGTCGCCAGGCCCCCGCGGGTGGGGTCACGCAGACAGTGGATGTCCGGAACGGCCGCGATCATCGCGGCGACCAGCTCATGCAAAGCAGAGCTGTCTGAACGGATCTCGGTCTCGAAGCCGAGGTTCTCGCGCTTGGAGAGGATGGCCACGCCGTGGTCGCCCATGCTCCCGCTGACCAGGATCACATCGCCCGGCTCGGCGCGATCGCCCGAGATCAGAATGCCCTCCGGCACCACGCCGATCCCGGTGGTGGTGATGAAGACCCCATCGCCCTTGCCGCGCTCCACCACCTTGGTGTCACCCGTCACCACCGGCACGCCCGCAGCATTGGCGGCTTGCGCCATGCTCTCGACGATGCGCGCCAGATCCCCGAGCGGGAACCCCTCCTCCAAGATGAAGCCGGCGGCGAGGTAGAGCGGCCGCGCACCGGACATGGCAACATCGTTGATGGTGCCGTGCACGGCGAGCGAGCCGATGTCCCCGCCCGGGAAGAAGAGCGGGGAGATCACATGACCGTCGATGCTCATCACCATCCGACCGGGGGGCGGCATGAAGAGCGCCTGGTCGTTGCCGAGGGTCAAGAGCTCATGGTCGAGATACCGCTGAAAGAGCTCGCCGATGAGCTGCGCCATGGCACGTCCGCCCGAGCCGTGACTCATGTCCACGGCGCCCTTCTTGAGATCGAGTCGCACGGGAAAGCGCCGATCGGATGTCATTCTGAGACCTCGTTTTGGGACGACTGGATGAGTCATGGACGGCCTCCTGCCTCCTGCCTCCTGCCTCCTGCTGTCAGCTATCAGCTACCAGCTATCAGCTATCAGCTATCAGCTATCAGCTATCAGCTATCAGCTTCGGCTTTCAACCTTTGGCTGGAGGCTGGCGGCTCTGAACCGCCCGTAGCTCCAATAGGCCGCACAAGCACCCTCCGAGGACACCATGCAGGAACCCATGGGGTTGTCGGGCGTGCAGGGGTTGCCGAAGAGCTTGCAGTCGGTCGGTGTCTTTACGCCGCGCAGGATGGCCGGGCACTCGCAGCCCTTGATCTCTTTGGCCGGGGCGAACTCGACCGGAAAGCGCTCCTCGGCATCCAGGTCCGCGTAGGCGTCGTCCAGCGCCAAGGCGCTGTTCGGCAGGAAGCCGAGCCCGCGCCATTCGAACTCGGGGCGGATCCGAAAGACCTCGTCGATCAGGGCCTGCGCCTTGCGGTTGCCTTCCTCGCTTACCGCGCGCGTGTACTGGTTCTCGACCTCGCAACGCCCGTCGTTGAGCTGTCTGACGAGCATCAAGGCGGACTGCATCACGTCCAGGGGCTCGAAACCGGCGATCACGACGGGCACGCCGAATTGCTCGGCCACGAAACGGTAGGGACGGCTGCCGATGAGCGTACTCACATGGGATGGACCGAGGATGCCGTCGAGCTGGACCCCGTCGGGGCCGGCGGTGCTCAGGATCGTCTGCAGCGCCGACGGGGTCAGCACATGGTTGCAGAAGACTGAGAAGTTGGTCAGCCCCTCGGCGCGCGCCGTCTTCACGGCCACGGCGGTCGGCGGCGTGGTCGTCTCGAAGCCGATGGCGAAGAAGACGACCTGGCGATCGGGGTTCTCGCGGGCGATCCGCAGCACGTCTTGGGTCGAGTAGATCATGCGGATATCTGCTCCATCGGCCTTCGCCTTGAGCAGGCTCTTGCGCTCGCTCGCCGGCACGCGCATGAGATCGCCGTAGGTGCAGAGCGTGACATCGTGCTGTGTGGCGAGCGCAATCGCATGGTCGATCCGGGCCATCGGCAGCACGCACACCGGACAGCCGGGACCATGGATGAAACTCAGGTTCGGCGGCATCAGGTGCTGCACGCCGTAGCGAAAGATGGCGTGGGTATGGCCGCCGCAGAACTCCATCAAGCGATAGTCGCGCCCCGGGTGCGCCTCGGCGGCGATCGTCTCGGCGAGCCGGCGGGCGAGCCCCTTATCGCGGAACTCGTCGATGTATTTCACCGTTGGCCCCCGGGACCCGTGACTGTCGAGGTCGGCTCGGGGACGAGCTCCTGTTCGTCCGCGAGGAGTCCCATCTGCGCGATCATCTCGAGGGTGCGCTGCGCCTCCTCTTCACTGATCTTGTTCAGGGCGTAGCCGACATGGATCAGGACATAATCGCCGACGGCGGCGTCCTCGATCAGGGCCAACGAGATCTCTTTGCCGACGGACCCGAGCGCAACCTTCGCGGTATCGGCGGCGACATCGATGGAGGTGATGCGTGCAGGGATGGCTAGACACATGGACAAAAGACCTCGCAGGGTAAAACGCATCCGGGGCGATCAATGAGGCGGGTGGGTCGGGGCAAACCTCGTCGCCAACCGAAACCTTGGCGAGACGCGTTTTATATCAATAAATTAAAAATCTAAAAACGCCCCATCCACAAGGGCATCGGGTCGGTACAACCCAGCGCAAGAATGACGGCCTCGGACGGTACTCATGTGGCGCTTTTACAGGTGAGCTTGAAGGCCACGCAGGGATCGATCGCCGTAATCAGAAGCTCGGCCTGTCGACGCACCTGCTCTTCGGGGCCGGGCGGCAACGCCTCCAGCGCTCGTGCAACGACGCCGCGCGGGTGAAAGTTCCACTCTGTCGGGGCAAGGATTCGGTAATCGCGAACGCGGCCATCCTCGACTCGGACCAGATGCGCCAGGAGTCCGCGCGCCGCGAAGACACGTCCGAGCCCGACTCCGTTACCGCTCGCAAGCGTCGGCTGCGCCGAGGCGCTCCCCGCGCAACAGCGGCTCAACAACCGCAAGCCGGTTGCGACCACCGTGAGTTGAGCGGAAAGGCGGACCAAGAGACCCGGCCCATAGGCCTCGATCAGCGGCAGTGGGTGAACACGCGTAAAGGGGCTGGTCTCGCGCGGTTGGCCCTGCCAGGTCGGATGAGCAACGAACTCGGCCCAATCCGGTGCGCTCATCCGCGCGATTAGATCCTCGTCCGAGAGTCTCGGCAGCGCGCTGATCGGGGCCTGCCCGAGCGATGCTTCTCCCGATTCCAGAAGAGAGCGCAACAGACGTGCCGCCACCGTCTCCGTCTTGCGACACCAGCGCTCGAAGCCCGAGGGGTCGCCGATCAGGTTCAAAAAGTGCTCGGGCGAGACTCCGAGCACCCTATGGGTGAGCAGATCGGTCAGATCGGTGAGCAGGACATCGAGACCGAGGGGGTGATCCGCCGCCGAATTCGCACCGACGCCGAACAGATCGCCGTCAGGGTCGAGCCGCGCGAGGATGCGGTTCGACAAGGCAAGGACCGCCGCCATGTCATCACGGCAAGGCGGCTCGCCCAAGATTGCGGGCCAATCGAGCAGGATTCGCCACAGGTGCTCCCGGATCGTCTCCGCCGCGATCGCCGCCTCGCGCCGTCCGCGGATGATCGGGCTCGCAACCCACCCGGAGGCCTGCTCGAATGCCCCCGCGCAGGCGCCGGCTTGGGCGCGGGCACAGATCGAGAAAAGCAGCGGCAGACGAGCGGCCGTCTCGTGCGGCGAGCGCCCGACGAAGGCCGACGCGGCAGCGACCGGACGCGTCGAGGCGATCGTGCAGACGAGGCCGCCCGAGGATGGTGTCAATTGAATGTCGAGGCTTCCACCCGGATCGGACATGCGACTCGCGAACCTCCGGATTGGCGATGCAAGGCTTGCAGTGTAGCTGATCGCGCTTCAGGATAACTGAAACCGCGTCCGAGGTCCGCGCGGAACAGTGGCTTAAGACGCAACGACCGGTGCTCCCCGCCGCGGACCAGGTCGTTGCAGACACGGTCTCGCTCTTTGCCCCATCCTCATCGCATTGCATCAGGCCTAACCCCCGTGCTCACACCCGAACAACTTGCCGCCCTTCGCCGAGACATCGTCGTCAATGCCCAGCTCGGCGGGCGCGACCTAACGATGCACAGCACTTGGGGTCTCTTCTCGCCGCGCGAGATCGACGAAGGCACTCGTCTGCTGCTGGCGCATCTGGAGGTTCGCCCCACCGACGACTGCTTCGATCTGGGCTGCGGATACGGTGCGATCGGCTTGGCGATGGCGACGCTCGCCCCGCGGGGTCAAACCCTGATGGTCGACAAGGATTTCGTGGCGGTGGATTACGCCAACCGCAACGTCAAGCTCAATCAGCTGGAGAACGCACGCGCGCAGCTCAGCAACGGGTTCGATCAGGTCGACCCCGAGCTGCAGTTCGACCTAATCGCGAGCAATATCCCTGCGAAGGTGGGCAAGGAGCTGCTCGCGCTCCTGCTGCACGACGCCCGCGCCCGCCTGCGCCCGGGCGGGCGGCTTTATCTGGTGACCATCAACGGGCTGCGCCAGTACATGAAACGCAACCTGACCGAGGTCTTCGGCAATTACGACAAGCTCAAGCAGGGGGCGCATTACACGGTTGCGTTTGCCGAGCGGGCTCAACGGGGTGGCGGGAGCGCGGCAGACGTTTGAGCATGGCCGCCGCATG
This region includes:
- a CDS encoding winged helix-turn-helix domain-containing tetratricopeptide repeat protein, translated to MPTTRDPETFSRLDAPFAVGEWEVHARSNEIRRGTRRIKLEPKVMQVLCFLAARPGTVVSREELEAEAWPGMVVTYDAVTSAIIKLRKALGDEARHPRYIETLSKSGYRLIAEVRGGVQDPPDLPAGRAARAPWPIALRSLAAFVVLSLIAVWLLPNGSDPTVSDGGGTVPTSGHIPGIAVLPFVNLGAVPEQDYFADGITEDLITDLSKLSGLWVVARNSAFAYRGGTESEPAIARELGVDYVLKGSLQRSADRIRINVRLVDGLRGSNLWAERYDRQIDDLFALQDEIAASILSAIEVEIAPSDRARLGRSHLASIEAYDAFLRGLDHYGRRSHQDTQMAIDHYRRAIAIDPEFARAYAGLALVYVRDAVDGWDLGAEDGLAKAEELIARARALDRMIPQVYFVQGQIDLYRRNYGAAIRSAEEAISIKPNYADAHALLAWILHFAGRADDGLVSMERAVRLNPRVPAIYRLVRGALHYENGDIDRALADFEAAVDMSPSFQLSRVWLAAAYAAADRPGDAEWETREILALDPGFSVSHVRRAFPIRDPIYRERFLDDLRRAGLPD
- a CDS encoding PGPGW domain-containing protein, producing the protein MIDMSWVEAHQGLLLSLAGLSVLMFVGSLIALPFLLARIPEDYFVDPERHSARLKRLHPVAYLSLRLLKNLVGWILVLAGILMLVLPGQGILTIIMGLVLSDFPGKFALERRLASKGRVLNGINWIRRRSGHAPLVPPQI
- the hypE gene encoding hydrogenase expression/formation protein HypE; this translates as MTSDRRFPVRLDLKKGAVDMSHGSGGRAMAQLIGELFQRYLDHELLTLGNDQALFMPPPGRMVMSIDGHVISPLFFPGGDIGSLAVHGTINDVAMSGARPLYLAAGFILEEGFPLGDLARIVESMAQAANAAGVPVVTGDTKVVERGKGDGVFITTTGIGVVPEGILISGDRAEPGDVILVSGSMGDHGVAILSKRENLGFETEIRSDSSALHELVAAMIAAVPDIHCLRDPTRGGLATTLNELAHQSGVGMQIREDAIPVRPEVAAACELLGLDPLYVANEGKLIAICPPDKAERLLDAMRAHPLGTESAIIGEVVEDPHRFVQMETDFGGSRIVDWLAGEQLPRIC
- the hypD gene encoding hydrogenase formation protein HypD, whose product is MKYIDEFRDKGLARRLAETIAAEAHPGRDYRLMEFCGGHTHAIFRYGVQHLMPPNLSFIHGPGCPVCVLPMARIDHAIALATQHDVTLCTYGDLMRVPASERKSLLKAKADGADIRMIYSTQDVLRIARENPDRQVVFFAIGFETTTPPTAVAVKTARAEGLTNFSVFCNHVLTPSALQTILSTAGPDGVQLDGILGPSHVSTLIGSRPYRFVAEQFGVPVVIAGFEPLDVMQSALMLVRQLNDGRCEVENQYTRAVSEEGNRKAQALIDEVFRIRPEFEWRGLGFLPNSALALDDAYADLDAEERFPVEFAPAKEIKGCECPAILRGVKTPTDCKLFGNPCTPDNPMGSCMVSSEGACAAYWSYGRFRAASLQPKVESRS
- a CDS encoding HypC/HybG/HupF family hydrogenase formation chaperone, with the protein product MCLAIPARITSIDVAADTAKVALGSVGKEISLALIEDAAVGDYVLIHVGYALNKISEEEAQRTLEMIAQMGLLADEQELVPEPTSTVTGPGGQR
- a CDS encoding nickel-dependent hydrogenase large subunit, whose translation is MSDPGGSLDIQLTPSSGGLVCTIASTRPVAAASAFVGRSPHETAARLPLLFSICARAQAGACAGAFEQASGWVASPIIRGRREAAIAAETIREHLWRILLDWPAILGEPPCRDDMAAVLALSNRILARLDPDGDLFGVGANSAADHPLGLDVLLTDLTDLLTHRVLGVSPEHFLNLIGDPSGFERWCRKTETVAARLLRSLLESGEASLGQAPISALPRLSDEDLIARMSAPDWAEFVAHPTWQGQPRETSPFTRVHPLPLIEAYGPGLLVRLSAQLTVVATGLRLLSRCCAGSASAQPTLASGNGVGLGRVFAARGLLAHLVRVEDGRVRDYRILAPTEWNFHPRGVVARALEALPPGPEEQVRRQAELLITAIDPCVAFKLTCKSAT
- a CDS encoding class I SAM-dependent methyltransferase, which encodes MLTPEQLAALRRDIVVNAQLGGRDLTMHSTWGLFSPREIDEGTRLLLAHLEVRPTDDCFDLGCGYGAIGLAMATLAPRGQTLMVDKDFVAVDYANRNVKLNQLENARAQLSNGFDQVDPELQFDLIASNIPAKVGKELLALLLHDARARLRPGGRLYLVTINGLRQYMKRNLTEVFGNYDKLKQGAHYTVAFAERAQRGGGSAADV